ACTTCATCTACCAGGAAGCCGCGCTGATCGACGAACAGAAGCTGCAGGAGTGGCAAGCCCTGTTCGCCGACGAAGGGCACTACTGGATGCCGCTCACGCCAGGCCAGACCGACCCGATCCTGCAGGGCTCGCTGATGTACGAGGACAAGATGCTGCTGCAGATCCGGATCGAGCGCTTCTTTGGCAAACGCACCTTCTCGCAGCAACCGCACACCCGCTGCCACCATTTGTTGCAGGCCCCGCGCGTGGTCGCGCGCGACGACGCGGCGGGTGCCTACAGCTGCCGTACGGCATTCCACTACGTCGAAACGCGCCAGGACGAACAATCGCTGTTCGCCGGCTGGGCCACGCACGAACTGGTGCAGCAAGGCGACCGGTTGCGCATCAAGCTCAAGCGCGTCGACCTGCTCAATTGCGATGCGGCCCTCGGCAACATCCAGCTCTTCATGTGAGGGCCGCGTGAACGACGACGCCATCGCCACCTTTGCCCCGGCCGAACGCACGTTACCGGCCATGCTCAAGCAGCAGTGCGCCCGCTTCGCAGAGCGCCCCCTGCTGGTGGCCGCGGGAGCGCGCTGGCGCTATTCGGATGCGCTGCGCATCGCGCAGACCATGGGCGCGCTGCTGCTGGCCCATGGCATCCGCGCCGGCGACCGCGTGGCGCTGATGTGCGGCAATCGCCCCGAGTTCCTGCAGGTGTTCCTCGGTTGCGCCTGGATAGGCGCCATCACAGTGCCGATCAACACCGCCGCGCGCGGCGCCAACTTGCGACATATCCTGAGCAATTCCGGGGCGCGCCTGTTCGTTGGCGAGGCTGCGACGCTGCCCGCACTGGGGGGGCTGGAGAACCGCGCGGCCTTGGCCGTAGAGCGCGTCTGGAGCATCGATACGTCCGATGCCGCCGGCGCCGAGCCGATGCCCGCGCCGGGTGACACGCCGGTCGCTGCCGCAGCGATCGAACCCGGCGACACGCTCGCCATCCTGTACACCTCGGGCACGACCGGCCTGTCCAAGGGAGTGTGCTGCCCGCACGCGCAGTACTACTGGTGGGGCCGCCATTCATCTCAGCTGCTCGGGCTGGGCGACGGCGAAGTCTTGCTGACGACGCTGCCGCTGTTCCACACCAATGCACTGAACGCCTTTTTCCAGGCCTTGCTGACGGGCTCGGCCCTGGTGGTCGAGCCGCGCTTCTCAGCCTCTGATTTCTGGGCTGCGCTGGCACGCCACCAGGCTACCGTCACCTACGTGCTGGGCGCCATGGTGCCGATTCTGCTGTCGCGCGATCCGTCGGCCCACGACCGCGCGCACCGCGCGCGCGTGGCTCTCGCGCCGGCGGTGCCGCCGCGCTTTCACGCCACCTTCAGCCAGCGCTTCGGCATGCGGCTGCTCGACGGCTACGGCTCGACCGAAAGCAACTTCGTCATCGGCCTCGACGCCGAGCAGAAGCCCGGCAGCATGGGCCGCGTCGCACCAGGCTTTCAGGCGCGCGTGGCCGATGCGTTCGACCAAGAGGTTCCCGACGGCACGCCGGGCGAACTGCTGCTGCGCGCCGACGAGCCGTTCGCCTTCGCATCGGGCTATTTCGGCATGCCCGACAAGACCGTCGAAGCCTGGCGCAACCTGTGGTTCCACACCGGCGACCGCGTGCAGAAGGACGCCGACGGCTTCTTCACCTTTCTCGACCGGCTCAAGGACGCGATCCGCCGCCGCGGCGAGAACATCTCGTCCTACGAAGTGGAGCAGGTGCTGCTGAGCCACCCGTCCATCGCGCTGGCAGCGGTGTTTCCTGTCCGGAGCGAGATGGCCGAAGACGAGGTGATGGCCGCCGTGGTGCTGCGCGCGGGGCTGACGCTCGATCCGGTCGAACTGATCCGGTTCTGCGAGCCCCGCATGGCGTATTTCGCGGTGCCGCGCTACCTGGACTTCCTCATGGAGCTGCCCACCACCGAAAACGGCAAGGTGCAGAAGTTCAAGCTGCGCGAGCGCGGCATCACCCCGACCACCTGGGACCGCGAGGCCGCCGGGATCGTGGTCAAGCGCTGAACGTCATCATGGCTGCCTATCTGAAACGCAGAGGCTACGAAGGCGTGGCGCTCGCCGTGCCGGTCACGGTGCCGTACGAGCGCTATTCCACGCGCGGCGCGCATTGGTTTCTGGGGCAGGCGGTGCGCGCTCTGATCGAGGGCTCGGGCCTGGCCAAGGAGCAGATCGACGGCCTCACGGTGAGCAGCTTTTCGCTGGCGCCCGATACCGCCGTCGGCGTGACCCAGCACCTGGGCCTGTCGCCGCGCTGGCTCGACCACATACCGACCGGCGGCGCCTCGGGCGTGATGGCCCTGCGGCGTGCGGCGCGCGCAGTGCAGGCGGGTGATGCGGACATCGTGGCCTGCGTCGCAGCCGACACCAACCATGTCGATTCGTTCCGGCTCACGCTCGGCAGCTTCAGCGAATTTGCCCGCGACGCCAGTTATCCGTACGGCTCGGGCGGACCGAACTCGATCTTCGCGTTCATCACGGCCAACTACATGCGCACCTTCGGCGCCACGCGTGAGGATTTCGGCCGCATTGCGGTCGCACAGCGCAGCAATGCGCTGAAGAACCCGAACGCGCTGTTCAAGAAGCCGCTGACGCTGGACGAGTACATCGCGGCGCGCGCGATTTCCGACCCGATCCATCTGTTCGACTGCGTGATGCCCTGCGCAGGCGCCGAGGCCTTCCTGGTGATGAGCGACGAGCGCGCGCGGGCGCTGGGCCTACCCCATGTGCTGCTGCGCGGGGCGATCGAGCGGCACAACGCGTTCAGCGACGATCCGGTCATGGTCTGCGGCGGCTGGCGCGTGGACCGGGACGACCTGTATGCGCAGGCCGGCGTGCGCCCCGGCGACATCGGTTTCGTCCAGACCTATGACGACTACCCGGTCATCGTGATGCTGCAGTTCGAGGATCTGGGGTTCTGCGAGAAAGGCGAAGGTCCGGCCTTCGTGCGCTCGCACACGCTCACGCACGACGGCAGCTTTCCCAACAACACCAGCGGCGGCCAGCTGTCGGTCGGCCAGGCCGGCGCGGCCGGAGGCTTTCTGGGCATGACCGAGGCGATTCGCCAGCTGACTGGGCGGGCCGGCGAGCGCGCGGTCGCGGGTGCCGAACTCGGCCTGGTCAGCGGATTCGGCATGGTCGTGTACGACCGCTGCCTGTGCACCGGTGCGGTGATCCTCGGGAGGTCATGAACATGAACCCCCACGTTTGCCGCAACGCGGCGGCACTGCCCCCCGAGGGGGCCGCGCGCCTGCCTTGGGGCGGCCCGACGGAGGCGCTATGACCATGCCCCTGATGCGCCCGGAACGCAAGAATCCGGTGCTGCGCACGCGGCAGATGAATCTGCCGCCGTGGGCGCGTGGCCGGGTCGCGCTCGGCATGACCGCGGCAGCCGCGGAAGGGCGCTTCGCGCTGCAGGTGTGCGCGGACTGCGGCGCCTTGCAGTACCCGCCGCGCGAGGCCTGTCATCGCTGTCTTTCGCCGCGCCTGCGCTGGCGCGAACAGTCGGGTGAAGGCGTCTTGCTCGGCACGACTACGCTGCACCACAGCAACGATCTGTTTTTTCGCGAGCGTCTGCCGTGGCGGCTCGGGTTGGTGCGCCTGGACGCTGGCCCGACGCTGATGGTCCATCTGCACGGCGAGGTCGATGCGGCGCCCGAGCGCGTGCTCGTCGGGGTGCGGCTCGACCGCGCCGGCCGGGCGGTATTGATCGGTTTTCCTGAGAACGGGAGTACGAACATGGTCGACGACAAGATGCTCCGTGAAATGACCTGCGACCCGAAATTCCGCAAGGTTCTGGTGACCGACGGCAAGACCGGCGTCGGCCAGGCGCTGGTGCGCGCATTGGCGCAGGCCGGCGCCGACATCATCTGGGTCGGCTATGCCGAACCGTGGAAGAAGCTGCCTGGCTGGAGCGAGATCGCCGCGCTGCCGCAGGTCACGCCGGTGCCGCTGGATCTCACCGACAGCCGGTCTGTGACCGAACTCGCCGGCGAGATCGGTGGCAAGGTGGACATCGTCGTCAACAACGCCGAAGTGCATCGCAGCTTCGGCATCGGCGCGCGGCGTGGAACCGACGTGGCGCGCGCCGAGATGGACGTCAACTATTTTGGCCTGCTGCGTCTGGCGCAGGAATTCGGTCCCGCGCTGAAAGGCCGTTCCGCCGATGGCGTCACGAATGCCACGGCCTGGGTCAACCTGCTGTCGATCTACGCGCTGGCCAACTTCCCGCCGCACGGAACGTTTTCCGCGTCGAAAGCGGCCGCGCATTCACTCGCGCAGTGCCTGCGGGCCGAGATGCGTCCGGCCGGCATCCGCGTCGTCAACGTCTTTCCGGGACCGATCGACGACGAATGGAACCAGAACTTGCCGCCGCCGAAAGTGGCCCCGTCCGCGGTCGCCGCTGCGATCGTCAAGGCCTTGCGCGACGGCGTGGAGGACGTCTACCCGGGCGACGTCGCGCAGGAATGGCTTGAACGGTGGCTTGACAACCCGAAGGTGCTGGAGCGCGAACTGGCGGTCGGCGGCTGAGAACCGGAGCGAAACGATGACTGAAACGACGAGCCCCTCCTTGCCCGCGACAGAGATCCTCGGCGGCCTCGTGACTGCGATCGCAAGCGGACGGATTCGCGTGGTCGACCTGACCCAGACGCTGGCCCCCGATTTTCCGCAGATCGCGCTGCCGCCTGAAATGGGCCAGTGCTGGCCGTTCCGGATCGAGGAGGTCTCCAAGTACGACGAGCGCGGGCCGGGTTGGTACTGGAACAATTTTTCCTGCGGCGAGCACACGGGCACGCACTTCGACGCGCCGATTCACTGGATATCGGGGCGCGATCTGCCGAACAATTCGGTCGATACGATCCCGGCCCCGCATTTCGTCGCGCCCGCTTGCGTGATCGACTGCTCTGCCCAGACCGCGGCCGATCACGACTACCTGATGACGGTGGATGACATCGAGCGCTTCGAGGCGGAGCACGGCCGCATTCCGGCCGGCGCCTGGGTGCTGATGCGCACCGACTGGTCGCAGCGCCGCGACCCCGAGGCGTATCAGAACTTCGACGAAACGGGGCAGCACACACCGGGGCCGAGTTCGGAAGCGGTGCAATTCCTGGTGGAGCGGCGCGGCGTTCTGGGTTTCGGCTCCGAGGCCATCGGCACCGATGCCGGTCAGGGCTACCACCTGCGCCCACCGTATCCATGCCACTACTTCATGCACGGCGCAGGGAGGTACGGCCTGCAGTGCCTGTGCAATCTGCATCTGCTGCCGCCGACCGGCGCAGTGCTGATCTGTCCGCCGCTGAAGATCCAGAAGGGCAGTGGAAGTCCGCTGCGCGTGCTGGCACTCGTGGGGAGCGGCGCATGAGCAAGCCCGGAACAGCCGTGGTTACCGGCGGCAGCGCGGGCATCGGCAAGGCAATTTGCGCCGACCTGCTGCGGCGCGGATACCAGGTGGTGTCGCTGGCACGGCGAGCTAGCGACATTGCCGACCCGAAAATGCACAACATCCTGGTCGACCTGACGGACCGCGCGGCGACGGCCGACGCGGCGCGGGACGTGGCGCGCCGTTTCGAGGTGACGACCGTCGTCCACAACGCGGGCGTCATCCGCGCGGCGCTGCTGCCCGACGTGAAGCTCGCCGATCTGGACGCGCTGCTCGACCTGCATCTGGGCTGCGCGATCCAGCTCGTCCAGGCGGCGCTGCCGACGATGCGCGCGCAGCACTTCGGGCGCGTGGTGCTGCTGTCGTCGCGGGCCGCACTGGGCTTGGCGACCCGTACCAGTTATTCAGCCACCAAGGCCGGCATGCTCGGCATGGCGCGCACCTGGGCGCTCGAACTCGCCCGGGACGGCATCACCGTCAACGTGGTCGCGCCGGGGCCGATCCGTACCGACATGTTCTACGACGTCGTGGAGCAGGGCAGCGACAGGGAGCGGGCGCTGGCCGCGTCGATCCCGGTCGGACGGCTGGGCGAGGCCGACGACGTGGCGCGATGCGTATCGTTTCTGGCGGATCCCGACAACGGATTCGTCACCGGGCAGGTGCTCTACGTGTGCGGCGGCACGAGCATCGGCAGTCTTTCGCTGTAACTTGTCTAGGAGACTTCGAATGAAAAACATATTGCGTTCGGTTGCCGTGGCCGCATTGGCGGCTGGAGTGGGGGTCGGCGCCTGGGCCGCAGACCTGAAGGTCGGTTTCATCACCTCGCTATCCGGGCCGGTATCGTCGCTCGGCATTCCGTACGAGAAAGGCATCAAGGCTGCATTGGCGTACAAGCCCGAGGTGGCTGGCCACAAGATCCAGATGATCGAACTCGACGACGCGTCCGACCCGTCGACGGCGGCGCGCGATGCGCGCAAGCTGATCAACGAAGACAAGGTGGACGTGATCATCGGAACCGCCGGCTCGCCGGGCGCGCTCGCCATCGCCGCCGTCGCGCGCGAGACGAAGACGCCGCTGATATCGATCGCCAACGCGAATCTGCCCGGCGAAGACGGCGCATGGATGATCACGGTGCCGCAGCCGGCACCGCTGATGGTCGGTGCCGTGGTCGACCACATGAAAAAAGATGGCGTCAAGACCGTCGGCTACATCGGCTTCTCGGATGCGTGGGGCGACCTGGTCTACGACTCACTGATGAAGGCGGCGGAAAAGGACGGCATCAAGGTTGTCACGAACGAGCGCTATGCCCGCTCGGACCAGTCGGTTACCGGCCAGGCGCTGAAGGTCATCGCCGCGCGTCCCGACGCCGTGATCACCGGCGGCTCGGGCACGCCGGGCGCGCTGCCTTACCTTGCGCTCGCGCAACTTGGCTACAAGGGGAAGATTTACGGCACCCATGCGCTGATCAACCCTGATTTCGTGCGCGTCGGCGGCGCTGCCGTGGAGGGGCTGCTGGCTCCGACAGGACCCGTCGTCGTCGCCGA
This genomic interval from Burkholderiaceae bacterium contains the following:
- a CDS encoding 3-phenylpropionate dioxygenase beta subunit, which translates into the protein MNPITDHALIDFIYQEAALIDEQKLQEWQALFADEGHYWMPLTPGQTDPILQGSLMYEDKMLLQIRIERFFGKRTFSQQPHTRCHHLLQAPRVVARDDAAGAYSCRTAFHYVETRQDEQSLFAGWATHELVQQGDRLRIKLKRVDLLNCDAALGNIQLFM
- a CDS encoding Long-chain-fatty-acid--CoA ligase; the protein is MNDDAIATFAPAERTLPAMLKQQCARFAERPLLVAAGARWRYSDALRIAQTMGALLLAHGIRAGDRVALMCGNRPEFLQVFLGCAWIGAITVPINTAARGANLRHILSNSGARLFVGEAATLPALGGLENRAALAVERVWSIDTSDAAGAEPMPAPGDTPVAAAAIEPGDTLAILYTSGTTGLSKGVCCPHAQYYWWGRHSSQLLGLGDGEVLLTTLPLFHTNALNAFFQALLTGSALVVEPRFSASDFWAALARHQATVTYVLGAMVPILLSRDPSAHDRAHRARVALAPAVPPRFHATFSQRFGMRLLDGYGSTESNFVIGLDAEQKPGSMGRVAPGFQARVADAFDQEVPDGTPGELLLRADEPFAFASGYFGMPDKTVEAWRNLWFHTGDRVQKDADGFFTFLDRLKDAIRRRGENISSYEVEQVLLSHPSIALAAVFPVRSEMAEDEVMAAVVLRAGLTLDPVELIRFCEPRMAYFAVPRYLDFLMELPTTENGKVQKFKLRERGITPTTWDREAAGIVVKR
- a CDS encoding Oxidoreductase, short-chain dehydrogenase/reductase family; the protein is MTMPLMRPERKNPVLRTRQMNLPPWARGRVALGMTAAAAEGRFALQVCADCGALQYPPREACHRCLSPRLRWREQSGEGVLLGTTTLHHSNDLFFRERLPWRLGLVRLDAGPTLMVHLHGEVDAAPERVLVGVRLDRAGRAVLIGFPENGSTNMVDDKMLREMTCDPKFRKVLVTDGKTGVGQALVRALAQAGADIIWVGYAEPWKKLPGWSEIAALPQVTPVPLDLTDSRSVTELAGEIGGKVDIVVNNAEVHRSFGIGARRGTDVARAEMDVNYFGLLRLAQEFGPALKGRSADGVTNATAWVNLLSIYALANFPPHGTFSASKAAAHSLAQCLRAEMRPAGIRVVNVFPGPIDDEWNQNLPPPKVAPSAVAAAIVKALRDGVEDVYPGDVAQEWLERWLDNPKVLERELAVGG
- a CDS encoding Metal-dependent hydrolase, yielding MTETTSPSLPATEILGGLVTAIASGRIRVVDLTQTLAPDFPQIALPPEMGQCWPFRIEEVSKYDERGPGWYWNNFSCGEHTGTHFDAPIHWISGRDLPNNSVDTIPAPHFVAPACVIDCSAQTAADHDYLMTVDDIERFEAEHGRIPAGAWVLMRTDWSQRRDPEAYQNFDETGQHTPGPSSEAVQFLVERRGVLGFGSEAIGTDAGQGYHLRPPYPCHYFMHGAGRYGLQCLCNLHLLPPTGAVLICPPLKIQKGSGSPLRVLALVGSGA
- a CDS encoding Oxidoreductase, short-chain dehydrogenase/reductase family; the encoded protein is MSKPGTAVVTGGSAGIGKAICADLLRRGYQVVSLARRASDIADPKMHNILVDLTDRAATADAARDVARRFEVTTVVHNAGVIRAALLPDVKLADLDALLDLHLGCAIQLVQAALPTMRAQHFGRVVLLSSRAALGLATRTSYSATKAGMLGMARTWALELARDGITVNVVAPGPIRTDMFYDVVEQGSDRERALAASIPVGRLGEADDVARCVSFLADPDNGFVTGQVLYVCGGTSIGSLSL
- a CDS encoding ABC transporter, substrate-binding protein (cluster 4, leucine/isoleucine/valine/benzoate) — translated: MKNILRSVAVAALAAGVGVGAWAADLKVGFITSLSGPVSSLGIPYEKGIKAALAYKPEVAGHKIQMIELDDASDPSTAARDARKLINEDKVDVIIGTAGSPGALAIAAVARETKTPLISIANANLPGEDGAWMITVPQPAPLMVGAVVDHMKKDGVKTVGYIGFSDAWGDLVYDSLMKAAEKDGIKVVTNERYARSDQSVTGQALKVIAARPDAVITGGSGTPGALPYLALAQLGYKGKIYGTHALINPDFVRVGGAAVEGLLAPTGPVVVAEQLPESNPIRKVSLDFRSAYKKANGVEPTDAFSAYSFDAWLIFADAAARALPKAQPGTPQFRVALHDAINSTHELVGTHGVYNFNPNSRYGVDERARVMVRLEKGQWKLVP